Genomic segment of Rhodocaloribacter litoris:
GGGGAAGGTGCCGGGCAGGGGGGCGTGTGGAGGACGCGTACCGGCACAGCCGGCCCCGAGCAGCAGGGTGGTCAGCAGCAGGGAGGAAAGGGGCAGGGTCCGCATGGAGGAGGGCCGCCGTATCGAGGGGTCACTGTTCCTGGAGCTTGGCCTGGAGGGCCGCCCGGCCGGGGTGCAGTTCCAGGGCTTTCTGCCAGAAGGCGCGGGCGTCGGCGGTGCGTCCCAGGCGGGCGAGCAGGTCGCCGTAGTGTTCGTAGACGGTGGCGTCGGCCCGGCCGGTGGCGACGGCCCGGGCGAGCCGGCGTTCGGCCTCATCCAGCCGGCCGAGCTGGAGGTAAACCCGGCCAAGGGTGCCCAGGAAGGAAGGATTTTCCGGTGCCAGGTCCACGGCTTCGGTGGCCGGGGGCAGGGCCTGTTCCGGGGCGTGCCGGTGTTCGAGGAGGTAGGTGGCATACAGGTTCAGGACGGCGGGCCGGTGCGGGGCAAGGTGCCGGGCGCGGGCGAAGAGGCTGTCGATCCGGGCGGCAGGGGCGGACGGATCGGCCTGGCGGGCGAGCGCGAGCCCGAGCCCGGCCATCAGGTCGGCCTGCAGGCCGGGGTCCGGCGCCGTTTCTTCCTGCAGGAGGGAGAGGGCTTCTTCGAAATGGGTCCGGGCGATCTTTTCCTGCTGAAGGCGAAGGTGGGCGAAGGCAGCGGTGTGGAGGAGTTCGAGGTTGCCGGGGAAGAGGAGGAGGGCTTCTTCGGCCAGGTCGGCGGCGCGGTGCGCCCGGCCGGCCTGCAGGGTGGCGGCGGCGGCGCGGGTCCACAGGTCGAGGCGGCGGGGGGTGAGGCGGGCCGCCCGGGTGAGCCGGTCGGCGGCCTCGGCATAGGCGCCCGTGTCGAAGTCGAGGTTGCCGAGGGCTTCGAGGGCGCCGGCGTGGCCGGGGTCGAGTTCGAGGGCCTGCAGGAGGAGGTGACGGGCGGCCCGTGCCGCCTCCGGGTCGGCGCCGGCGCGTTCGAGGAAGGGCGTCGCCTGGGCCACACGCTGGCCGGCGGAGGCGGGGGCCGCCCCTGTGGCCTGTTCGACAAGGGCACGGGCCCGCTCCTCCTCGCCCATCGCCCGGTAGACATGGGCCAGGGCCAGGATGAGCTCGACGTCGCCGGGGCGACGGGCCAGCAGGGTTTCGTAGAGTGTGGCCGCCTCCGCCGCCCGTTCCTGCCGTACATACAACTCGGCCAGCATCTGCAGGTAGTCGGGCCGGTTCGGTTCGCGGGCGAGGAGGCGCTGGAGCGTCGTCTCCAGCCCGTCGTTGTCGCCCAGTCGCCGGTAGAGTTGCAGCATCTGGTCGAGGAGGCCGGGCACGTCGCCGGTCAGTTCATGCAGGCGTTCGAGCGCGGCCAGCGCGGCCTCATAGTGGCCGCGACCGGCCTGCAGGTGGGCCAGGGTTTGCAGCGCCGGGAGGTAATCCGGGTGTACGGCGAGCAGGGCCTCGTAGGCGGCCACAGCCCGGGCCGTATCGCCCGCGGCCAGGTGCAGGCGTGCGACCTGCTCGTGGTAGTGCACGTTGTCCGGGGCCCGTGCCCGTGCCTGCTCGGCATAAAAGAGGGCGGAGGGCAGGTCGTCCAGGGCGGCATAGGCGTCGGCCAGGGCGGACAGGATCGCCGGCTCGTTCGGCCGGAGGCGCAGGGCCTCCTGGAAGAGCTGCAGGGCCGCCTCGTGGTCTTCCAGGTAGGCGCGGGTCATCCCCCGCACGAAGAGCTGTTCGGCCCGGACCTCGTCGCGGCCGGGGACGGGCGCCGGCGTCTGTCCGGCCGCCGCCCCCCCGAGCAGCCCGAACGCGGCGGCACAGGTTGCGACGGCAACCGGTAGGCGACGCATCAGGCCGCATGGGGCGGCCGGCGTCGCAGGTCGCCGGGACGCCGGAGCTGAGCGAAGGAGCCGCATATCAAACAAAAACTGCAACGGGATGTACCGGTGGCGGGGCCCTGCTGAGAACGAGAACCGGGAGCGGAGGTTTCGGCACCGGCCGGGGACGAGAACGGGCATTTCACCGTGCCGGTTGACTCTTTGCACGGCCGGAAGTACTCTCTAGCGAAGGGAAACGGTGCCGGAACGGGGGGTGTTCGGGACGGTGGGATGCCCCGGCCGGTGCCCGGAGGCTTGTCACAAGTACGCGGAGAGGTGCGGTTCCTATGGGCACGCAAGAGGTCAAATTCCACCAGGATGCCGCGGCCATGCGCCGTTTCACCCGGCACCTGATCCAGGATGTGCAGGCGCTCGAATACATGTTGCAGGAGAACCTGTTCGAGACGGGCGTCCGGCGTGTCGGGGCCGAACAGGAGCTGTTTCTGGTGGACGAGCGCTTCCAGCCCGCGCCGGTGGCGAAAGAGATCCTCGATCTGAACACCGACCCGCGCCTGGGTACGGAGCTGACCCGGTTCAACCTCGAGTACAACCTGCAGCCGTACGTCTTCACGGGCGACTGCCTCCGCCGAATCGAGCACGAGATCAACGAGATGTTGCAATACGTGCGCTCCCTCAGCCGGCAGGTCGGCGCCGAGGTGGTGCTCGTGGGCATCCTGCCCACGGTCCATCTGTCGGACCTGGGGCTCGACAACATGGCGCCCATGCCGCGCTACTTCGCTCTGAACGACGCCATCATGCGGCTGCGCGGCGGCCGTCCCGCCCAGTACCAGATCCGCGGCGTCGACGAACTCTTCTTCCAGCACGACAACATCCTCGTCGAGGGCTGCAACACGAGCTTCCAGACGCATTTTCAGGTGTCCCCCGAGGCGTTTCCCCACTGCTACAACATCGCCCAGCTGATCGCCGCGCCGTGCCTGGCGGCCGCCACCAACTCGCCCGTGCTCTTCGGCAAGCGCCTCTGGCGCGAGACGCGCATTGCGCTGTTCCAGCAGGCCGTCGATACGCGCAGCAGTAACCTCTACCTGCGGGAGATGAGCCCCCGCGTGCATTTCGGCACGGACTGGTGCCGCGAGTCGGTTACGGAGATCTACAAGGAAGACATCGCCCGCTTCCGGGTGCTGCTGATCACCGAGCAGCACGAGGATCCGTTCCAGCAGCTGGACCGGGGCGAGGTGCCGAACCTGCGTGCCTTGCAGGTGCACAACAGCACCGTTTACCGCTGGAACCGCGCCTGTTACGGCATCACCGACGGCAAGCCCCACCTGCGCATCGAGAACCGCATTCTGCCCTCCGGCCCGACGGTCGTGGACGAGGTGGCCAATGCGGCGTTCTGGTTCGGGCTGGTACAGGGGCTGAGCAAGAAATACCAGGACATCCCGTCGCTGATGGACTTCGATTTCGCCAAGAGCAACTTCGTCGCGGCGGCACGTCTGGGGCTGGCCGCGCAGCTCGTCTGGCTGCACGGAGAGCAGGTGCCCGCGCCCGAGCTCATCTGCGACGAACTGCTGCCGGTGGCCCGTGAAGGCCTGGCCGAGGCCGGCATCGACGCCGCAGACATCGACCGCTACCTCGGCGTCATCGAGGAACGGGTCGAGAGCCAGCAGACCGGCTCGGTGTGGCAGATCCACTCGCTCGCCCTGATGAAACGCCAGGGGACGACCCGCGCCGAGCGCCTCTCGGCCCTCGTCGAGAAGATGATCGAGGCCCAGCAGGAAGGCAAGCCGGCGCATACGTGGCCCCTGGCCACCTTCGATGCCGGGAGCACCTCACAACGCATGGCCGGGACGCGCGTCGAGCACTTCATGTCCACCGACCTGTTCACGGTCCACGAGGAGGAACTGGTCGAGTTCGTGGCGGTGCTGATGGACTGGCGGCGGATCCGGCACGTGGTCGTCGAGGACAACGACCACCGCCTGGTGGGCCTGGTGACGCATCGCCGCCTGCTGCGCTACCTGGCCGAAAGCAGCGCCCTCTCCACCGAGCAACCGCGGGACGTGCCCGTCCGCGACATCATGATCCGCAACCCGATCTCGGTCACCCCGGAGACACGGACCGTCGAGGCCATCCGGCTGATGCGCCAGCACGGGATCGGCGCGCTGCCGGTGGTGCGGGACGGGCAACTCGTCGGCATCATCACCGAGGCCGATTTCATCCGTATCGCCGGGCAACTCATCGACGAGAGCCTGCGCGCCGACGAGGCCGGGACGGTGGAGCGTGAACAGGCCTCCTCCTGATCCCGCCGGTGGGGTCAGAAACGATCGTCTTCCTCGTCCGGCTCGTCGGCCAGGTCGTCGGCCAGATCCTCCGGGTCGAGGGCTTCTTCGGACTCCTCTTCCTCCTCGTCCGTGATCTCGACGAGCAGGTCGTCCATCTCGCCCGCCGGGGTGTCTTCGTCATCGTCGTCGACGGACGGGGCGGGGGGAGACGCCAGCACGGCCGCGTTGGCCGAGAGCACGTAGACCGTGCCCAGGTAGTGCTGCTTCTCTGTGGGCTCCACGATGCCTTCCTCCACCAGGCGGCGTGCGATCTTGTAGGGGCAGACCTCGTACCCCTTGGACGGTTTGAAAAAGTTGGCGTTGCGCCGCTCTTTTCCAATGATCAGCACGTAGCCGTTCAGGAGCTTCGAACGGGCGTGGCTGGCCCATTTTTCCCGGGTAACCGTCGGGCTGATACGATCCGGACTACCTGTTTCCATACCGATCAAGCATAGTTTGGATGTGCAACGGGCGTGTGGCCGGGCCGCGGCTGCCGGCACGCCGACAGCGGGGAAATCGGATGCCGGTTCGGGAGATTAAGCGGGGGTCCGAAAAACCTGGTCGTGGGCCGGCCTGCTGCGGTGCCCGCAGCGTACGAGCGACCGCCCCGGCGGTTTCTCAAAATAATGACGAGGCGTTATGAATGAAACCTCCGGCCCGGATTCACGGGGCCCGGTTGACGGTCCAGTCGTAGACGAAGCGGACGTCCGGGCGGCTGCGGATCGCAGCGGCGCTCCGGCCTGCGAGGAGGGCCTTGAAGGCGGCGTAGTCGGGGCGGTCCGGGGACATGAACGACAGCAGGTAGTCGCCGGCGGGCCGGCCGGTGGCGTCGAAGTCGCTGCCGAACCAGTCGAGGAGGGCCGAGAGGACGAACCCGTCCCCCTCGCGCCGGAAGTGTTTCGGGTCGTTCGTGAAGTCGCGCATGGCCGCATCGAGCTCCCGGTCGACGTTTTCGGCGGTGAAGGCGCGCCTTCGGAGGCGGGGGCAGGAGACGGCCGCGCAGTTGAGCCCGACGTGGATGCGAGGATCGAGGCGGGCCAGGCGGAAGGGGGCCAGGCGTTCTTCGAAGCGCTCGCCCCGCAGGATGACGTGTTCGATCTCGTCGAGCGTGACGCCCGTGCCGGCGGTGCGGTAGGGCGTCCGGAAGAACCGCTCGGCCAGGCCGTCGGCCATGATGTCCCGCACCGCCGGTGTCTCGACGATGTTTTGCAGCATCTGCACGTTGTAGGCGTTGAGCCAGAAGGCCAGGCGGGCTTCCTGCGAGAGCAGGCGCGTGGCGTCGAAGTCTTCGACGGCTTTGAGTACCCGGCGGAAGTCCCGGTTGAGCGGCCCGCGCAGCAGGTCGTAGCGGACGAGCCCGTCGCCGGTGACCACCTGTTCCAGCAGCGATGTCAGGCTGGCCTCGTAGTCCCCGGCCGGGGGCACGTCCCCGGCCCGGCTCTCGGCCGGCACGTCGTCCGGCAGGCGGCGAACCTCCTGGAACTCGCACGCGGTGAGGAGCAGCAAGAGCGAGAGCAACAGCGACATGGGTCTCATCTGATCGGGAGAAACAGCGGGACAGGCAACGATAAGACGCAGCATCCGGGTTGGTGTTACAGCGCCGCTCGGATGCCCAGGGCGAGCGCATTCTAAAATAGGCTAGTGTTAATGGCCTGGGATGTCGTAAGCTGTGCCGGTTCGTCAGCCGTTCCAGTTTGCTCCCCTCCGTTCATGTCTGAGACCTGCTTTATTCGCTATTTTGACCACCTTGAGGACCCCCGACGCGATCAGGGCAAACGCCACCGGCTCGAGCACGTGCTCGTGATCGCCCTCTGTGCCGTTGTTGCCGGTGCTGAGGGCTGGGATGACATCGCCACGTTCGCCCAGGCCAAAGTCTCCTGGCTGACCCAACGGCTCGACCTCAAACATGGCACGCCCTCGGGCGACACCTTCCGCCGCGTCCTGGCCGCCATCTGCCCGGAGGCCTTCGCCCGCGGCTTCGTACGCTGGGTGGAGGCGCTGGCCCAACAGACGGCCGGCGAGGTCATTGCCATCGATGGCAAGACGCTGCGCCGCAGTTACGACAAAGACGACCCGAAGGCCGCCCTGCACATGATCTCGGCCTGGGCGTGTGAGCAGCATCTGGTGCTGGCGCAAGAGAAGGTCTCGGCCAAGAGCAATGAGATTACCGCGATTCCGGCGCTTCTGGAGGTGTTGGACCTCGAAGGCTGCATTGTGACGCTCGATGCGATGGGCACGCAGACCGAGATTGCCGAAGCGATCTGCGCGCAGGGGGCGGACTACGTGTTGGCCCTGAAGGGCAACCAGGGCCTGCTCCACCGTGAGGTGCGGGCCTACTTCGAGCAGGGGCGCACGCGGCACTGGCGGGCGATGCCGGTCGCCTACGCGGAGCGCTGTGACCTGGGGCACGGGCGCAAGGAAGTGCGTCGGCTGTGGATCTCGACCGATGTGGCCTGGGTGCCCAAGGCCGAGGCGTGGCGTGACCTGAACAGCCTCGTGATGGTCGAACACGAGCGCCACACGCAGCAGGGCGTGAGTCTGGAGCGCCGCTTCTACATCAGCAGCCTCGCGACCACAGCGGAGCAGATGCTGGATATCATCCGGAGTCACTGGGGCATTGAGAATCAGCTGCACTGGGTGCTCGATGTGGTGTTTCGGGAGGATGAGAGCCGTATTCGGCGCGATCACGGGGGGCAGAACATGGCGGTGGTGCGGCAGCTAGCGCTCAACCTGTTGCGCAAGGACGAAACGAAGCGGTTGAGTCTGCGCATGAAGCGAAAACGGGCCGGTTGGGACGATGCCTTCCTGGCGCAGATCGTCGGAATTTAGAATGCGCTCGCCCTGCTCGGATGCCGTGCACCGGCATATTCGCTTCCTGTGCCTTATTTTTCCCGTCCCCTTGGATCAACCCGTCCTGCCGCGATGCGCTTCGATGCCCTGGTACTGGAAAAGACCCCGGAGGGGGTGAAGGCCTCCGTACAGGCCCTCGATGAAACACGGTTGCCGGAGGGCGACGTGCTGGTCGAGGTGCTGTATTCGAGCGTCAACTACAAGGATGCGCTGGCCGTCACGGGCCGGGGCAAGATCATCCGGGGCGACTACCCGTTCGTGCCGGGGATCGACCTGGTGGGCCGGGTGCTCGCCTCCGAGTCGCCCGCGTGGAAGCCGGGCGACCTGGTCCTCTGCACCGGCTGGGGGATCGGGGAGAACACCTGGGGCGGCTACAGCCGGCGGCAGCGCCTGCGGTCGGAGTGGCTCGTGCCGCTGCCGGAAGGGCTCACCCCGCTGGAGGCGATGGTCATCGGCACGGCGGGCTTCACGGCGATGCTCTCGGCGATGGCGCTCGCGGACCACGGCGTGACGCCGGACCGGGGCGAGGTGGTGGTGACGGGCGCCTCGGGCGGCGTGGGCAGCATGGCCGTGGCGATCCTCGCCGGGCGTGGCTACCGGGTCGTCGCCTCCACCGGCAAGGCCGCCGCGCACGATTACCTGGCCGCCCTGGGGGCCGCCCGCTTCCTCCCGCGTGAGGAGCTGGGCGCCGGGCCGCACCGCCCGCTCGACTCGGCCCGATGGGCCGGCGCCGTCGACGCGGTCGGCGGGGCGACGCTGGCCGCCGTCATCAGCCAGACCGGCCGCCACGGCTGCATCGCGGCCTGTGGGCTCGCCGGCGGGCACGAACTGCACACCACCGTCTTCCCGTTCATCCTGCGCGGCGTCACATTACAGGGTATCGACTCGAACACCTGCCCCGGGCCCGTCCGGCGCCGGGCCTGGGAGAACCTGGCCCGGGAACTCTCGAAAGAAGCGCTCCAGCGCATGACCAGCCGGATGATCCCGCTCGAAGCCGTCCCGGAGGCCAGTGAGGAAATCCTCGCCGGGCGCGTGCAGGGCCGCATCGTCGTGGATCTCTCCGCCTGACCCGTTCCTCACAGCCCGTAGAGCGTGCCGTATTTCTCCCGGACGTAGGCGAGCCAGGGTGCCGGGTCGAGCGCCTTCCCGGTGACGTCCTGCAGGAGTTCGGGGGCGGTCCGGGCCCGTCCGTGCCGGTGGATCTTCTCGCGTAGCCAGCCGAGGAGCGCGTCGAAGCGGCCGGCGGCGATCTGGTCATCCAGGTCCGGTAGGTCATGCCGGATGCGCTCGAAGAGCTGGGCGGAGATCAGGTTGCCCAGGGCGTACGTGGGGAAGTAGCCCAGCGTGCCGAGCGACCAGTGGATGTCCTGCAGGGCCCCGTCGGCGTCGGTGTCCGGGCGCAGGCCGAGGTACGACTCCATCCGGTCGTTCCACGCGGAAGGCACGTCGCGCACGGTCAGGTCGCCTTCGAGGAGGGCCAGCTCCAGCTCGAAGCGGAGCATGATGTGCAGGTTGTACGTCACCTCATCCGCCTCTACCCGGATCAGCGACGGCGTCACCCGGTTAACGGCACGGTGGAAGGCATCGAGCGTCACGTCGCCCAGGTTTTCGGGGAAGACGGCCTGCAGGCGAGGAAAATAGTGCTGCCAGAAGGGCCGGCTGCGGCCGACGAGGTTCTCCCAGAGGCGGGACTGCGACTCGTGCATGCCGAGCGAGGTCCCGCCGGCGAGGGGCGTGCGGTCGAGCGCCGGGTCGACGCCCTGCTCGTAGAGGGCGTGGCCGGCCTCGTGCAGCGTTCCGAAGAATGCCGTGTTGAAAAAATGCTCGTCGAGCCGCGTGGTGATGCGGACGTCGTGGACGGAAAAGGTCGTGGAGAAGGGGTGGGCGGAGCGGTCCTGCCGGCCCCGGTGGAAGTCGTACCCGAGGTCCCGCAGAACGGCCAGGCCGAAGTCCCACTGCTTCTGCGGGTCGTAGCGCCGGTGGAGGAAGGCGTCGTCGGGGGCGGGGCGCTCGGCGATGGCGCGGACGAGCGGGAGGAGGGCTTCCCGTAGCCCGGCGAACACCCGGGCGACCTCGGCCGTCCTGGTGCCCGGCTCGAATTCATCCAGCAGGGCATCGTAGGGATGTTCGTCGTAGCCCAGCGCGTCCGCCTTCTCGCGGTTGAGCCGAACGATCGTTTCCAGGTGCGGGGCGAAGGTGGCGAACGTGTTCGTCTCCCGCGCTTCCCGCCAGGCCTCACGGGCCAGGGCGGCGGCATGCGCCAGTTCGGCCACCAGGCGGGCCGGAAGGCGGCGAGCGCGCTCATAGTCCCGTCGCGTCACCCGGAGGAGGGCTGCGTCGAGGCCGGCACCCTGCTCGTCGAGGGTCTCGGCGGCTCGGTCGAGCAGGTCGCCGGTCGTGTCGGCCGTGAAGAGTTCATGCGAGAGCCGGCGCAGCGTGGTGAGCTGGGCCGCTCGCACCTCGGCGGCGTCCGCCGGCATGTACGTCTCCTGGTCCCATTCGAGCACGGCCGCCGCCGCGTTGAGGTCGGCGATGTGGGCCAGGCGGGTTTTCAGCGCGTCGAGCATCGGTTCGGGTTGAAGGTTTGTACAGGGTAGGGTGGAGGAGAATGGACCATGACGAGGGTTCAGTGCAGGTCCGGGGGGGTGAGCCGGCGCTCGACCAGGTCGAAGAGGCCCTGCACGGCGAGGGCCAGCAGGGCGGCGGGGATGGCGCCTTCGAGGATCAGGCCCACGTCGTCTAGCCGGATGCCTGTCAGGATGGGCTGTCCGTAGCCGCCTGCCCCGATGAGCGCGCCGAGGGTGGCCGTGCCCACGTTGATCACCGCCGCCGTCTTGATGCCGGCCAGGATCGACCGCGCGGCCAGCGGCAATTCCACGTGCCGGAGCCGTGCCGCCGGCGTCAGCCCCAGCGCGTGCGCCGACTCGATCAGCGGGACCGGGATATCGTTCAGCCCGGCGTGCGTGTTCCGCACGATGGGCAGCAGGCTGTAGAGGAACAGCGCCACCATCGCCGGCACACCGCCGATGCCCAGCAGCGGAATCATGAACACCAGCAACGCCAGCGACGGGATCGTGTAGATGATCCCGACGACGGCCAGGATCCCCTGTCCGAGACGGGGGAATTTGGCCGCCGCGATGCCGAGCGGGATCGCCACCAGCACCGCGGCCAGGAGTGAGACGGCCACCAGCAGGAGGTGCTCCCTGGTGTGCCGCCACAGGCGCGTCCACCGCGTCTCCCGGGCCACCCGGACAACCTCCCCGCTCGCAAGGACCGTGTTGACGAAATCCGCCGCCACGCGGGCCTCGGAGCGGCCGTCGAGCCGGACGCTTGCGTTCATCCGCACCATGGTGGATTCGGGCAGGGCGCCGGCCAGGCGTTCGAGCAGGCGGATGAAGTCCGGGGTGCGGCGGGCCAGGTCGTCCCGGTAGAGGTAGACGGCCTGGTAGTCGGGAAAGTGGTGCAGGTCGTCTTCGAGGGGGAGCAGGTCGTAATGGGCGATCTCGGCGTCGGTCGTGTAGAGGTCGATGACATCGAGGGCGCCGGAGGCGATGCCGCGATAGGCGAGGTCGTGGTCGAGGCCGCGGACGTCGGTCTGAGGCAGGCCGTAGCGGTCGCGGAGGGCCGGCCAGCCGTCGGCCCGGTCCATGAACTCGTTGCTGAAGCCGAAGCGGAGCCGGGGGTGGGCGCGCAGGTCGGAGATCGTGCGGATACCCAGGTTTCGGGCGCGGGCACGGCGCATGCCCAGGGCATACGTGTTGTTGAAGCCGAGCGGCGGCGTCATCCGCACGCCCAGGGCGGCCAGCGTGTCGGCCAGGGCACCGGCCGACACGTCCCGTCCGGCCAGGATCTCCTGCAGGATCGTGCCGGTGTACTCCGGGTACACGTCGATTTCCCCGGAACGTAGGGCGTTCCAGAGCAGCCGGGTGCCGCCCAGCTGGGTATGCATCACGACCGGATGACCGGCCTGCCGGGCCAGGTGCCCGGCGATCTCGGCCAGGATCACGTTCTCGGTGAACACCTTCGACCCGATGTGCACGGTTTCCGGCTGGCCCCGGACAGGGGCCGGCATCAGGCTGTGCGCCAGGACGAGCAAGACGAGCGCGGGACCGGCCTTCATCACGGGCACGTCCGGTGGTTCAAGGGGCCAGGTGCAGGGTGCGCTGTGCGTTCACGAACGCCTCGACGAACGGCTCCGCCGGTGCCTCGACCAGGTCGCGGAAGGGACCCTGTTGCACGATGCGCCCGGCCCGGAGCAGCACCACCGTGTCGCCGAAGAAAGCCGCCTCGGCCAGGTCGTGCGTGACGAGGACCACCGTCTTCTCGAGCTGCCGGAAAATCGCGCGCAGGTCGTCCTGGAGGCCGGCCCGGATCATCGGGTCGAGCGCGCCGAGCGGTTCGTCGAGCAGGAGCACGTCCGGGTCGAGCAGGAGCGCGCGCATGAGCCCGACGCGCTGGCGCTGGCCGCCGGAAAGACGCTCCGGATAGGCGTCGAGACGGTCGAGGGGCAGGTGCACCAGGTCGGCCAGGGTACGCACCCGCCGGTCGATCCAGGCGGCATCGCGTCCGAGGTGCCGGGCCAGGAGCGTCACGTTCTCGCGGGCGGTCAGATGGGGAAAGAGGCCGCCCTCCTGGATCACGTACCCCATGCGGTGGCGAAGGGGACGGACGTTCTCCGGGGTCAACGGTGTCCCCTGAAACAGCACCGTGCCCGTTGTGGGACGCACCAGCCCGATCATCAGTCGCAGCAGGGTGGACTTGCCGCAACCGCTCGGCCCGATGAACACCGTGGTCCGGCCCGGCGCCAGCGTGAGGTTGGTCGGATGGAGTGCCACGGTTTGCCCGTAGCGCTTCGAGACGTTCTTCAGGGTCAGCATGCAGCCTCTTAAGCAGCCGGCCCATCCGGGTTTCGAAGAAGACCGGTGCGGGTGAAGAAATAATGAGTACAGGCGGTGAAGCTCGCGTTCGTTCCCCGCGCCGGGATCCCGGACCTTGCTCCGGCGTGAGAGAGGCCGTAAATTGAAGATCTCTGATGTACAGGCCAACGTAGCTCAGCAGGTAGAGCAGCTCACTCGTAATGAGCAGGTCGCCGGTTCGAGTCCGGCCGTTGGCTCGCAGCAAAACGCCTCCGACGCACGGCCGGAGGCGTTCTTTTTTTCCGGGTGCCCGCTGAATCTGCACCCCTAGCCGGTCTGTCAACCAACTTCAGGGCGATTATGCCGCGGCGGAGTCGCTCCATACGGCGTCGATCGCCCTGCACCGTGCCGCGCCCGATCCCGACCGGGAGGAATTCGCCGCCAGCCTCAACAACCTGGCGCTGGTCTACACCAATTTCGGCAAGTACGAAGCCGCCGATTCGCTCTATCAACGAGGTGCTGGACGTGCTCGCCCAACTGTATGGGGAGGTGCATCCCCATATCGCCACGACCCTCCGGAACAGAGCCATCCTGCAGAAGCAGTCCGGAAACATGGCGGAGTCCGAAGCGCTGTTCCGCGAAGCCCTGGCGAT
This window contains:
- a CDS encoding ATP-binding cassette domain-containing protein is translated as MLTLKNVSKRYGQTVALHPTNLTLAPGRTTVFIGPSGCGKSTLLRLMIGLVRPTTGTVLFQGTPLTPENVRPLRHRMGYVIQEGGLFPHLTARENVTLLARHLGRDAAWIDRRVRTLADLVHLPLDRLDAYPERLSGGQRQRVGLMRALLLDPDVLLLDEPLGALDPMIRAGLQDDLRAIFRQLEKTVVLVTHDLAEAAFFGDTVVLLRAGRIVQQGPFRDLVEAPAEPFVEAFVNAQRTLHLAP